CGCAGCACGTCCGGGCCCGAGTCCAGCGCGCCCAACTGCTCGAACAGCGGCACCACATTCGCCGTGGCGCAGCCCCGCTTCTCGTCCCACAGGCCCGCGTGCTTCAAGCAGCGGAAGGCCGCGAGCACGTCCTCGGCGGTGCTGGCCATGCTGAGGATGAGCGTGCGGCACGCGGACTCACCCGACTCCGACTGGGCCTCCTTCAGCCGCGCCAGCACTTCCAGGAGCCGCGCCCCACCTTCCGTCGGCGCCGGGCCCCCGTTGAACGAGCCCGCCGCGCTCACCGCGTCCTCGGCCGGCGCGCGCACCTCCAGCTCCGCCAACGACAGTCCCAGCGCGAGCACCCGCTCCCGGACCTGCCGCACGTCGCGAAGTCCCGCGTGCGTGCCCTTCGACGCCTCCAGCGCGCGGCCCAGCACGTCCAGGTCCGCCAGCAAGGCCTCCGGCGTGCGGTAGGCGCCCTGCGGCATGGGGACGCTCGTCCCGGCGCGCTGCTGCGTCACGTAGTGGAGCGCACGGTGCAGCCGCTCCTCCATGAAGCGCAGCTTGTGCCGCAGCGGCTCGCCCGGGGTACGGGGACCGTAGCGGCGCTCGGTGTCGGGCAGCTCCTCCGCGTCCTTCGCCACCGAGCTCAGCAGCTCCTCGGACGGCTTCGCGTGACGCGCCGACTGGGACAGCCGCCCGCCCAACCGCTCCAGGTCAAGCAGCAACCGTCGCAGTCCTCGGGCCCGGTGCGCGCGCAGCGTGTCCGCGAACACGTCGGGCGTCACCAGCGGGTTGCCATCCATGTCCCCGCCCACCCATGAGTGGATGCGCACGGGCGTGTCCACCGGCCCCAGCGGCTCGCCGTAGGCGCGCTCGAAGGCCCAGTCCAGCAGCTCGGGGAGCAGGGACAGCTCGTCGGCGAGCACCTCCTCCACGTACCAGAGGACGTTCTTCACCTCGTCACCCACGGTGGGGCGCTCGCGGCGCAGCTCGTCCGTCTGCCACAGGAGGGTGATTTCCTCGCGCAGCAGCGCCAGGTTCACCGAGGACTCGCGCGGCGTCAGCTCGCAGCGGTCCCGCTCCTCCAGCAGGCCCGCCATGCGGTAGAGCTTCTCCAGCAGCGTGCGGCGCACGGCCTGCGTGGGGTGCGCGGTGAGCGTCAGCGTCACGCGCATGGTGCGCATGGCCTCGCGCACGCGCTCCGCGGGGATGCCCGCTTCCTTGAGCACTTGCAGCGTAGCCTCCAGCGAACCACGCTGGGGCTTGGCGGACGCGACCTCCGCGTGGGTGCGGGCGCGGCGGATGCGGTGGTGCTGCTCCGCCAGGTTCACCAACTGGAAGTAGACGGAGAAGGCGCGCAGCACCGGCTCGGCCCGTTCCAGCGGCAGGCGTTGGAGCACCTCCGCCAGCTCGGCCGCCACCGCGCGCCGGCCGGCCACGGGGCCTCGGCGGCGCTGGATGGCGAGGCGGCGCACTTCTTCTTCCAGGTCGAAGAGCGCCTGCCCTTCCTGTTCGACGAGGACTTCTCCCAGGAGCCGGCCAAGCAGGCGGACATCCCGGCGCAGCGGCTGATCCACGGCACGCAGTCGGGCCATATGGTGCGACGGTAGCCGCTGAGCAGCGAACTGGCCCGCATTTCCGCGCGAGAAAGTGACGTGCGCCCGCGAATCACGGCGAGGCGTCTGTCATTCCCGGCCGACTCGGCCCCGAAACGCGCCAGCACGCGCCACCGCCCGAAAGCCACCCGGCCCCGTGGCTCCTGAGCCACACACCCGCCCGGTCCAGGCCTTGCACAACAGGCCTCCCGTGGGCCGCGAACGACACCGCGGCCGAGGAGCTTGTCGCCATGTGGACGATGCGGGGGTGGAAGGTGACGTTGCTGTGTGGCTGGCTGGCCGCGCCGGTGGCCCTGGCCGAGACGGCGATGCTCGACGGGGTGCCGAGGGAGGCGAGGGCCGCGCGTGGCGCGGAGCTGCTCCCCTCCGAGTCGATGTTCCCCGACGCGGGCCCAGGCGAGGTGGACGGCCCCGTCCTTCGCTACGCGGAGCCGCTGTCCTGCCCCGCCGCGCCCGAGGGCCGGGTGTGGGTGGCGGAGACGCAGGCGTGCGACGACGCCGGCTGCGAGTCGCTCACGACGGTGTGGGCGGGCTCGTGGACCGTCGAGGACGCGGGGCTGGAAGTGCGCTGTGAGACGGACCGCGTGGTGCTGGCCGCGGGCGAATGGCGGATGGTGCTCACGCCAGGCGCGGGCGGCGGCCTGGAGGTGAGTGAGCTGACGCCGCCGGAGCCCGAGTCGCTGTCGGCGGCGCGACCCTCGGAGACACCGGCCTCCGAGGACTGAGCCGGGCTACACGCCGATGCGGCGGAGCATCAGGATGGGGCCCTCATCCAGGCGCCTGTCCCGCAGGTCGATCTCGCAGTCAATCATCCAGTCGCCGTGCCCTTCCGGGTCGATGATGCGCTGCTGGGTCTCCCACAGCCGCGTGCCGGACTCCTTCAGGAAGGTGTTGGCGGGCTTGCGCGCCTGGGGCGTGAGCACCACGACCTTGTGCTCCTCGAAGTACGGCGCCATGGCCTGCTCCAGCTTGGGGGCCGTCCATTCGCCCAGCGCGTTGTCCAGCATGGCCAGCGCGTCCATGTAGCGCTTCTGGCCCAGCGCCTTGAGCAGCCGGTGCAGCTCCTCGCGCACGCGCGCGGCGAAGGCCTTCGGGTCGTCGGTGAGCTCCTTCGGCTTGAGCTCCACCACCGGCTTCGCCTCGACGGCGGCGTCCGGGTTGCGCATGCGCTCCCACTCATCCAGCAGGCTGGAGTCCACCTGCCGGAGCGTGGCGCGCAGATGGTCGATGAAGTCCTCCACCTCCTCCGTGCGGAAGCGCTCCGGCACCGTCTGCACCAGCGTCTTGTACGTGTCATTCACGTACCGCAGCAGCACGCCCTCGCTGCGCTGCAGGCCGTACTCACGGATGTAGTCCGGGAAGGACATGAACCGCTCGAACATGTCCCGGACAATGGACTTGGGCCGGATGTTCTCCTCGCCCACCCACGGGTGCTTCTGCGCGAACTTGTTGAAGGTGCCGTAGATGAAGTCGCGGTTGGGCTTGGGCCACTCGAGCTTCTCGAGCTCCGCCATGCGATCGTCGTACTCCACGCCCTGCGCCTTCAGCTCGTTGATCTTCTCGCCCTTGAGCTGGTTGAGCTGCGCGTAGAGCACCACGTCCGGGTTCTCCAGGATGGCCTCCACCAGCGACACCACGTCGAGCGCGTACGTGTCCGTGGTCGGATCCAACAGCTCCAACGTGTCGAGCAGGTACAGCGACAGCGTGTGGTTGAGGCTGAAGTCGTGCTGCATCTCCCCCGCCACCTTCACCGTGGCACCCGAGCCGCCCTGCCCCTTCTCCACCTCGATGATTTCCGCCCCGCGCAGCGTGCGGAAGTCGCGCGCGGCCTCCTTGAGGTGCCGGCGCTTGAGGTAGTCCGAGTCGTGGCTGCGCTGCACCAGCGTCACCAGCCGCTTGTACCCGCCGTTGCCTTCCGTCTGGTGGTCGCTCTGGAGCAGGTTGAGAATCATGCCGTGCGACACCGCGAAGCGGGACTCCAGCGGCTCCGGCATGCCGTTCTGGAGCCGCTCGAAGGTGCTCCGGTCGTACTGCACGAAGTTCTTCTGCGGCGGCTTGGCCTTGGGCGTCTTCTTCTTGCCCGCGGCCTCCTTGGCGGCCAGCTTGATGTTCTCGATGACGTACTCGGGCGCCTGGGCCACCACGCTGCCCTGGGTGTCGAAGCCCTTGCGGCCCGCGCGGCCGGCAATCTGCTGGAAGTCGCGCACGCTCAGCGTGGTCAGCTTCTCGCCGTTGAACTTGAAGAGCTGCGTGAAGAGCACCGTGCGGATGGGGATGTTGACGCCCACGCCCAGCGTGTCAGTGCCGCTGATGACCTTGAGGTGTCCGTGCTGGGCCAGCTTCTCCACCAGCAGGCGGTACTTGGGCAGCAGGCCGGCGTGGTGCATGCCGATGCCGTGGCGCAGGAAGCGCTGGAACTCCTTGCCATAGGGCGTGTCGAAGGGCGCGTCCTGGAGCGCCAGCCGGATGGCCTCCTTCTCCTCCTTGGTGGAGAAGTCCACGCTCATCAGGTTCTGCGCCTGCTCGGCGGCGGTGCGCTGGGTGAAGTTCACCAGGTAGATGGGGTACTTCCCACGAGCAATCAGGTCTTCAATCGTCTCGTGCAGCGGCGACTCGCGGTAGTCGAAGTCCAGCGGCACGGGGCGCTCGGCGCTGCGCACGGTGGCCACTTCCCGGCCGGTGAGCTTCGTCAGGCTCTCCTCGATGACGTGCGTGGGGCCCAGCGTGGCGGACATCAGCAGGAAGGTGGTGTCCGGCAGCGCGATGAGCGGCAACTGCCAGGCCACGCCGCGCTCGCGGTCCGAGTAGTAGTGGAACTCGTCCATGACGACGTAGTCCACGCGGGCGCTCGCGTCGCGCAGGGCCAGGTTGGCGAGGATTTCGGCGGTGCAGCAGATGATGGGCGCGTCGCGGTTGATGCTCGCGTCGCCGGTGAGCATGCCCACGTTCTCCGCGCCGAAGGCGTCGCAGAGGGCGAAGAACTTCTCGTTCACCAGGGCCTTGATGGGGCAGGTGTAGAAGGAGACCTTCCCCTCCGCCATGGCCTTGAAGTGGAGCGCCGTCGCCACCAGCGACTTGCCGGAGCCCGTGGGCGTCTTGAGGAACAGGTGCTTGCCCGCCAGCAGCTCCAGGATGGCCTCTTCCTGGGCCGAATAGAGGCTCAAGCCATTGGCCGCCACGTAGCCGACGAAGCGGTTGAGGATTTCATCCGCGTCCAGGGGCGGTTCGCCCTTCTTGGGGAGCAGTGCGGCGAGCGGAGCTTGGATTTCAGGAGTGGCCATCACCCGTGGACAATAGGCGGCGCGCCCGGCCCCTACCGGGAAAATCGCAATCGGCGGCACGGGGCGTGACGGCAGGCGCCCCCTTCCCGCACGGAAGGGCCGGGGGGAGGCCCCCTGGAGGAGTGTCCGCGAGTCTCCGGGCGCAAGGGCCGGGGGCGCGATACCCGGGCCCCGGCCCGCTCCGTACCGTTGCCCATGGACTGAAGGTCAGGGGGTGGGGATGCGGAGAACCGTCAGACAGAAGATGACGCGCCTCAAGCGCGCGGCGCTGCTGGGAGGTCTGGTTTCCGCGCCCTGCCTCTGGAGCGGCTGTGAGCAGCGACGGGGCCCCACGGTGGACGCGGCCGAT
Above is a genomic segment from Myxococcus xanthus containing:
- a CDS encoding phosphoenolpyruvate carboxylase; this encodes MARLRAVDQPLRRDVRLLGRLLGEVLVEQEGQALFDLEEEVRRLAIQRRRGPVAGRRAVAAELAEVLQRLPLERAEPVLRAFSVYFQLVNLAEQHHRIRRARTHAEVASAKPQRGSLEATLQVLKEAGIPAERVREAMRTMRVTLTLTAHPTQAVRRTLLEKLYRMAGLLEERDRCELTPRESSVNLALLREEITLLWQTDELRRERPTVGDEVKNVLWYVEEVLADELSLLPELLDWAFERAYGEPLGPVDTPVRIHSWVGGDMDGNPLVTPDVFADTLRAHRARGLRRLLLDLERLGGRLSQSARHAKPSEELLSSVAKDAEELPDTERRYGPRTPGEPLRHKLRFMEERLHRALHYVTQQRAGTSVPMPQGAYRTPEALLADLDVLGRALEASKGTHAGLRDVRQVRERVLALGLSLAELEVRAPAEDAVSAAGSFNGGPAPTEGGARLLEVLARLKEAQSESGESACRTLILSMASTAEDVLAAFRCLKHAGLWDEKRGCATANVVPLFEQLGALDSGPDVLRTLFADAEYRKHLDVRGGQEVMVGYSDSGKEVGLLAASAALYRAQVALTEVSREAGVPLRLFHGRGESVARGGGPAQEAILALPPGAVAGGYKATEQGEALDHKYARPELARRTVELILGGVLLHTLDAQPRPEPEAERTFRTVFDTLAETGRKAYRALVWEDPRFLEFFTAATPVEEIASLPIGSRPSKRRAGGLDTLRAIPWVFAWTQNRAILPGWYGVGSALEAFSKEEGGAAQLKRMYQEWPFFRAVIDNVTMVLAKSDMAIAGRYASLAPPATRSLWRRIQQEHRRTRRQVKRLTGESKLLDNNPQLQRSISLRNPYVDPMSFLQVELLKRKREGQAEVDRPLLLTLNGIAAGMRNTG
- a CDS encoding DEAD/DEAH box helicase, which produces MATPEIQAPLAALLPKKGEPPLDADEILNRFVGYVAANGLSLYSAQEEAILELLAGKHLFLKTPTGSGKSLVATALHFKAMAEGKVSFYTCPIKALVNEKFFALCDAFGAENVGMLTGDASINRDAPIICCTAEILANLALRDASARVDYVVMDEFHYYSDRERGVAWQLPLIALPDTTFLLMSATLGPTHVIEESLTKLTGREVATVRSAERPVPLDFDYRESPLHETIEDLIARGKYPIYLVNFTQRTAAEQAQNLMSVDFSTKEEKEAIRLALQDAPFDTPYGKEFQRFLRHGIGMHHAGLLPKYRLLVEKLAQHGHLKVISGTDTLGVGVNIPIRTVLFTQLFKFNGEKLTTLSVRDFQQIAGRAGRKGFDTQGSVVAQAPEYVIENIKLAAKEAAGKKKTPKAKPPQKNFVQYDRSTFERLQNGMPEPLESRFAVSHGMILNLLQSDHQTEGNGGYKRLVTLVQRSHDSDYLKRRHLKEAARDFRTLRGAEIIEVEKGQGGSGATVKVAGEMQHDFSLNHTLSLYLLDTLELLDPTTDTYALDVVSLVEAILENPDVVLYAQLNQLKGEKINELKAQGVEYDDRMAELEKLEWPKPNRDFIYGTFNKFAQKHPWVGEENIRPKSIVRDMFERFMSFPDYIREYGLQRSEGVLLRYVNDTYKTLVQTVPERFRTEEVEDFIDHLRATLRQVDSSLLDEWERMRNPDAAVEAKPVVELKPKELTDDPKAFAARVREELHRLLKALGQKRYMDALAMLDNALGEWTAPKLEQAMAPYFEEHKVVVLTPQARKPANTFLKESGTRLWETQQRIIDPEGHGDWMIDCEIDLRDRRLDEGPILMLRRIGV